In a single window of the Natronosalvus caseinilyticus genome:
- a CDS encoding response regulator: MNATRNEHTDVLLIEDNPGDIRLIEEAFGAHSEDVTLSVVHDGIAALDFLFQRGEYAESPTPGLVLLDLNLPRKNGDEILEEMKNEPTLRRIPVVVLTSSQAREDVLRTYDKCANAFLTKPIDPDAFLEIIESVREFWLSTARLPDTRG, translated from the coding sequence ATGAACGCTACCAGGAACGAACACACCGACGTGCTGCTGATCGAAGACAATCCTGGCGATATCCGCCTGATAGAGGAAGCCTTCGGGGCACACAGCGAAGACGTGACGCTCTCCGTCGTCCACGACGGGATCGCGGCGCTCGACTTCCTCTTTCAGCGCGGGGAGTACGCCGAAAGTCCCACTCCGGGCCTCGTCTTGCTCGACCTCAACCTCCCGCGGAAGAACGGTGACGAAATCCTCGAGGAGATGAAGAACGAACCGACGCTTCGTCGAATTCCGGTCGTCGTGCTCACCAGTTCACAGGCGCGCGAGGACGTACTGCGGACGTACGACAAGTGTGCAAACGCGTTTCTCACGAAGCCAATCGACCCCGACGCATTCCTCGAGATCATCGAGTCGGTCAGGGAGTTCTGGCTGTCGACTGCCAGACTTCCCGACACTCGAGGGTGA
- a CDS encoding polysaccharide deacetylase family protein, giving the protein MTNRNRRSFIRTAGTVGALGLAGCLSNDGDSSPSDSSDNETNSSDGSDTSNGNETPQDSASELDHLPGETLEDFESLDNWATLLDGGSIEATTDDPYAGSQSARLHADEGNESAGSSFMLPESMDLSDAALSMAVKYSGREQLMITLEVLAPNARNKVTLRRVLTGPVDRWVRVDFGTTNVDTSPDLTDVREFRVIAHRRGSNEGPIDFAIDDLRATERSGQGSVLFLFDGTLESHHATAFEHMESFGFAGVEAVIPEAVDETGRLTHDQMQDLAEAGWDMAARPRTGSRNINEFTREQQEGAMERTNKFLEHRGFEDGANYFVTPRNIMGPNTYDLVQEHYEVAFRYGGGPNGLPLTDPHNVGTFSGTAGSEVTQYVDYTDQYGQLAVIRFEEIGGSDGMSEDAFVDLLEYVDSTDVQVVTASALAGDA; this is encoded by the coding sequence ATGACGAACCGAAATCGACGATCGTTCATTCGTACTGCTGGGACGGTTGGTGCACTCGGACTGGCGGGCTGTCTCTCGAACGACGGGGATTCGTCTCCGTCCGACTCGAGTGACAACGAGACGAACTCGTCGGACGGCTCTGACACCAGCAACGGTAACGAGACCCCCCAGGATTCGGCCAGCGAACTCGATCACCTCCCGGGCGAGACGCTCGAGGACTTCGAGTCCCTCGACAACTGGGCCACGTTGCTCGACGGCGGCTCCATCGAGGCGACGACCGACGACCCCTACGCGGGCTCTCAGTCCGCCCGACTGCACGCCGATGAGGGTAACGAGTCCGCCGGTTCCTCGTTCATGCTCCCCGAGAGCATGGACCTGTCCGATGCGGCCTTGTCGATGGCTGTCAAGTACTCGGGTCGAGAACAGCTGATGATCACGCTAGAAGTCCTCGCACCGAACGCACGGAACAAGGTGACGTTGCGTCGGGTGCTCACCGGACCGGTCGACCGCTGGGTTCGCGTCGACTTCGGGACGACGAACGTCGACACCTCACCTGACCTCACGGACGTTCGCGAGTTCCGGGTCATCGCTCACCGACGCGGCTCGAACGAGGGGCCGATCGACTTTGCGATCGACGACCTTCGCGCGACCGAGCGCTCGGGCCAGGGATCGGTGCTGTTCCTCTTCGACGGCACCCTCGAGTCACACCACGCAACCGCCTTCGAGCACATGGAGTCGTTCGGCTTCGCTGGTGTCGAGGCCGTCATTCCCGAAGCAGTCGACGAGACCGGACGCCTCACGCACGATCAGATGCAGGACCTCGCGGAAGCCGGCTGGGACATGGCCGCTCGCCCGCGAACCGGCTCCAGAAACATCAACGAGTTCACGCGCGAGCAACAGGAGGGCGCGATGGAACGGACGAACAAGTTCCTCGAACACCGCGGGTTCGAAGACGGTGCCAACTACTTCGTCACGCCGCGGAACATCATGGGACCGAACACCTACGACCTGGTCCAGGAACACTACGAAGTGGCGTTCCGCTACGGGGGTGGCCCGAACGGTCTCCCGCTCACCGACCCGCACAACGTCGGCACGTTCTCGGGAACGGCTGGTTCGGAAGTGACCCAGTACGTCGACTACACCGACCAGTACGGTCAGCTCGCCGTGATCCGCTTCGAGGAGATTGGCGGTTCCGACGGGATGTCCGAGGACGCGTTCGTCGACCTGCTCGAGTACGTTGATTCGACCGACGTCCAGGTCGTGACGGCCTCGGCGCTGGCCGGTGACGCGTGA
- a CDS encoding glycosyltransferase family 2 protein, translated as MPRVSVIIPTYNRAGSLVRAIDSALEQTIDDHELEVVVVDDGSTDNTGLVLAEYDDPRVRPVVHATNQGANVARNTGIEHARGEYVAFLDSDDEWDPTKLEKQLAAFEGRGDDWIGAYCDTAFDLEGTSGRLRGVTASLLSRTDEQPTMEGNDDLIGEILSDGVQPGAGSTLLVRTDVAREIGGFDEDLDRFQDPEFCLRVLEQGKLAYVDEKLVVREETGHPPADVVRRADQQYLSKHEDLVERYEAEGYEIRSRHQLVLAKRYLAEGRLLRGAWHLRKAAVSARHYPGLLWATGSGVRRRPLPIVASLALVLVASTLGRRTLTNRVLDRSSSR; from the coding sequence ATGCCACGCGTTAGCGTTATCATCCCGACGTACAATCGGGCAGGCTCGCTCGTGCGCGCAATCGACAGCGCACTCGAGCAGACGATCGACGACCACGAACTCGAGGTCGTCGTCGTCGACGACGGCTCGACGGATAATACCGGACTGGTCCTCGCCGAGTACGACGACCCACGGGTTCGTCCGGTCGTCCACGCGACGAACCAGGGGGCGAACGTCGCTCGCAACACCGGCATCGAGCACGCGCGCGGCGAGTACGTCGCGTTCCTCGACTCGGACGACGAGTGGGATCCCACCAAACTCGAGAAACAGCTCGCGGCGTTCGAAGGCCGCGGCGACGACTGGATCGGCGCCTACTGCGACACGGCGTTCGACCTCGAGGGGACCAGTGGTCGGCTCCGGGGAGTCACCGCGAGCCTCCTCTCGCGGACGGACGAGCAGCCGACGATGGAGGGCAACGACGACCTGATTGGCGAGATTCTGTCCGACGGCGTCCAGCCGGGAGCCGGCTCGACGCTGCTCGTTCGAACCGACGTCGCCCGCGAGATCGGCGGCTTCGACGAGGACCTGGATCGCTTCCAGGATCCCGAGTTCTGTCTCCGCGTCCTCGAGCAGGGGAAACTCGCGTACGTAGACGAGAAGCTCGTCGTCCGCGAGGAGACGGGCCACCCGCCAGCGGACGTCGTCCGTCGAGCCGATCAGCAGTACCTCTCGAAACACGAGGACCTGGTCGAGCGCTACGAGGCCGAGGGGTACGAGATTCGCTCGAGACACCAACTCGTCCTCGCGAAGCGGTACCTCGCCGAGGGACGATTGCTCCGAGGGGCCTGGCACCTGCGAAAGGCCGCCGTCTCCGCCCGGCACTACCCCGGCCTCCTCTGGGCGACGGGATCGGGCGTCCGACGGCGGCCGCTTCCGATCGTCGCCTCGCTCGCGCTGGTCTTAGTCGCCAGTACGCTTGGCCGACGAACGCTCACGAACCGCGTTCTCGATCGTTCGTCGTCGCGGTAG
- a CDS encoding PKD domain-containing protein, whose amino-acid sequence MDRGSISRRSLLTAAGSCALASAGVAYASRGTANEGSTAADGSAVSRDTFTILSGTDRETTGYVTQAEADGPTVVVLGGIHGNEVAGYTAAGKIADWEITAGTLVTIPEVNAAAIERGTRTDEEGTDLNRQFPEGEEPRTELARAIWNVLLKYEPDTLIDLHESVGIYTGDDVDGVGQAIFHSSDDEAAATAEEAAALVNQDYVDDADLAFQTDDFAGPDASPSGLVAHKAARELEIPAFLVETLSVDVGLETRVQWHLAIVESLVGDGLFAEDDDEGGEDDETDVEDPDVDEPEEPEPEPEPEPDDPDAGEPGRDPVAEIRTTPEDAAERTLSVDDTVELDASCSRAPEGEIVRYEWSVYDEGSFDKTGRTIDVTISGEGDHPIVLRVEDDGGRTDSAEITLSAESS is encoded by the coding sequence ATGGATCGAGGTTCAATCTCACGACGATCGCTACTGACTGCTGCTGGCAGTTGCGCACTGGCGAGTGCCGGCGTCGCGTACGCGAGCAGAGGTACCGCGAACGAGGGAAGCACAGCGGCCGACGGATCGGCCGTTTCTCGCGATACCTTCACCATCCTGTCCGGCACCGACCGGGAGACAACCGGGTACGTCACGCAGGCGGAGGCAGACGGACCGACGGTCGTCGTTCTCGGCGGAATCCACGGGAACGAGGTGGCCGGATACACGGCCGCCGGCAAGATCGCTGACTGGGAGATTACGGCCGGAACGCTCGTGACGATCCCCGAAGTGAACGCTGCCGCCATCGAACGCGGGACGCGAACCGACGAGGAAGGCACCGACCTCAATCGGCAGTTCCCCGAAGGTGAAGAGCCGCGAACCGAGCTTGCGCGCGCAATCTGGAACGTGCTCCTCAAGTACGAACCCGACACCCTCATCGACCTTCACGAGTCCGTTGGGATCTACACCGGCGACGACGTCGACGGGGTCGGGCAAGCGATTTTCCACTCGAGCGACGACGAGGCGGCGGCTACCGCCGAGGAAGCGGCGGCCCTCGTCAACCAGGACTACGTCGACGACGCCGACCTCGCGTTCCAGACCGACGACTTCGCAGGGCCGGACGCCTCGCCGTCGGGCCTGGTCGCGCACAAGGCGGCGCGCGAGCTCGAAATACCTGCCTTCCTGGTGGAGACGCTCTCGGTCGACGTCGGCCTCGAGACGCGGGTCCAGTGGCACCTGGCGATCGTCGAGTCGCTCGTCGGAGACGGGCTCTTCGCTGAGGACGACGACGAAGGTGGCGAAGACGACGAGACCGACGTCGAAGACCCGGACGTCGACGAGCCGGAAGAGCCCGAACCGGAGCCCGAACCCGAACCCGACGACCCCGACGCAGGCGAGCCGGGTCGTGATCCAGTCGCCGAAATCCGAACGACACCCGAAGACGCGGCCGAGCGGACGCTCTCGGTCGACGATACCGTCGAACTCGACGCCTCCTGTTCGCGCGCGCCGGAGGGGGAGATCGTTCGATACGAGTGGAGCGTCTACGACGAGGGCAGTTTCGACAAGACCGGACGAACGATAGACGTCACGATCAGCGGCGAGGGCGACCATCCCATCGTCCTCCGTGTCGAAGACGACGGCGGACGAACCGATAGCGCGGAAATCACGCTCTCGGCGGAGAGTTCCTGA
- a CDS encoding polysaccharide deacetylase family protein, whose protein sequence is MTRDNTTRRRFLATSGATAMAAGLAGCTDRLNSLRSNENGDGNGNGNDTGNGNDSNGSEDGNDSDGNEDGNGVPALETEYNSREEYRQAGDSLDDFEDLGPWEVVQGSGEADEEVVFDGSQSFHLTAGEDENIVVERELSDVDLTDFDLSFAVRTTTPDRITINIRVVDSYGSERVYSLREITYRAPDVGWFRSSPGVFEESSIEPMMDDIATLQIQVLHSMPEAEVWVDDLRAVPTADTGYVMLSWDDASLDFLEKASPLHDEYGFSAVQAVVPRWSEEAREGIMSTSQLKERQEAGDQIVTHGTHSRMHEYDDEEQLEGRLRGDKNWLIQHEFMGADFIVYPHNSYDATSLEYISKYHYCGGFNQAGNVNLTNVHGFDPLALPRTIGHDLDISKRCVDLAAAYNQCTILNFHEFSANNTMPKEDYEELLAYIDESDVEVITFDELWEMRTSGN, encoded by the coding sequence ATGACGCGAGACAATACGACGCGGCGACGCTTCCTGGCCACCTCGGGTGCGACTGCGATGGCGGCCGGGCTCGCGGGCTGTACTGATCGCCTGAACTCCTTGCGGAGTAACGAGAACGGGGACGGGAACGGTAACGGGAACGATACTGGCAACGGCAACGACTCCAACGGGAGCGAAGACGGCAACGACTCCGACGGAAACGAGGACGGCAACGGCGTGCCGGCCCTCGAGACCGAGTACAACAGCCGTGAGGAGTATCGCCAGGCGGGCGATTCCCTCGATGACTTCGAGGACCTCGGTCCGTGGGAGGTCGTACAGGGGTCGGGCGAAGCCGACGAGGAGGTCGTCTTCGACGGCTCACAGAGCTTCCATCTCACGGCGGGCGAAGACGAGAACATCGTCGTCGAGCGCGAACTCTCCGACGTCGACCTGACCGACTTCGACCTCTCGTTCGCCGTGCGAACGACGACCCCAGATCGGATCACCATCAACATCCGTGTCGTCGACTCCTACGGAAGCGAGCGAGTTTACTCCCTCCGAGAGATTACCTACCGCGCGCCCGACGTCGGATGGTTCCGCTCGAGCCCCGGCGTGTTCGAAGAGAGCTCGATCGAGCCGATGATGGACGACATCGCCACCCTTCAGATCCAGGTGCTCCACTCGATGCCGGAGGCGGAGGTGTGGGTCGACGACCTGCGCGCGGTCCCGACGGCCGACACGGGGTACGTGATGCTGTCCTGGGACGACGCGTCTCTGGACTTCCTCGAGAAAGCGAGCCCACTCCACGACGAGTACGGCTTCAGTGCGGTCCAGGCCGTCGTCCCCCGGTGGTCCGAGGAGGCACGCGAGGGGATCATGTCGACCTCACAACTCAAGGAGCGACAGGAAGCGGGTGACCAGATCGTTACCCACGGGACCCACTCGCGGATGCACGAGTACGATGACGAGGAACAGCTGGAGGGGCGCCTCCGCGGGGACAAGAACTGGCTCATCCAGCACGAGTTCATGGGCGCAGATTTCATCGTCTACCCGCACAACAGCTACGACGCCACCAGCCTCGAGTACATCTCGAAGTACCACTACTGTGGCGGCTTCAATCAGGCCGGGAACGTCAACCTGACGAACGTCCACGGCTTCGATCCGCTGGCGCTGCCCCGGACGATCGGACACGACCTCGACATTTCGAAGCGTTGCGTGGACCTCGCCGCCGCGTACAACCAGTGTACGATCCTGAACTTCCACGAGTTCTCCGCGAACAACACCATGCCCAAGGAGGACTACGAGGAACTGCTCGCGTACATCGACGAGTCCGACGTGGAGGTCATCACGTTCGACGAGCTCTGGGAGATGCGTACGTCCGGAAACTGA
- a CDS encoding DUF7344 domain-containing protein, which yields MKSEYISPEEENEQTTDGSTDAPEEDVPFSKDELFHLLQNERRRLVLEYLRDTEGSVRMRDVAEQVAAWEHETTVDQLTSAQRQRVYIPLYQSHLSKLDEAGIISYQKNRGVVEREPLADYVDQYLQVGEPTDEESAEPSASGGWDDYYLGATALCYLVFLGAIFELPFVSLLSGIGLSALILLLFTVLTAGRFVN from the coding sequence ATGAAGTCCGAATATATCAGCCCTGAAGAAGAGAACGAGCAGACGACTGATGGGAGCACCGATGCTCCGGAAGAGGACGTCCCATTTTCGAAGGACGAACTCTTTCATCTACTGCAAAACGAACGTCGCCGGCTCGTGCTCGAGTATCTGCGCGATACGGAGGGAAGCGTTCGCATGCGCGACGTAGCAGAGCAAGTCGCCGCGTGGGAACACGAGACGACCGTCGACCAGCTCACGTCTGCACAGCGCCAGCGCGTGTACATCCCGCTTTACCAGTCACACCTGTCGAAACTGGACGAGGCCGGCATCATCTCTTACCAGAAGAACCGGGGGGTCGTCGAGCGAGAGCCGCTGGCCGATTACGTCGATCAGTACCTCCAGGTTGGAGAGCCGACGGACGAGGAGTCCGCAGAGCCCAGCGCGAGCGGCGGCTGGGACGATTACTATCTGGGAGCAACTGCGCTGTGTTACCTGGTCTTCCTGGGCGCGATCTTCGAACTGCCGTTCGTCTCGCTGCTCTCTGGCATTGGCCTGAGCGCGTTGATACTGCTCTTGTTTACGGTACTGACTGCTGGTCGATTCGTCAACTGA
- a CDS encoding DUF1616 domain-containing protein, with the protein MSDNNWWFLDLAAVIAATGFLSFGLLLGVPGVARVAFALPLVLFLPGYALIAVLFPDAPSDDYQPFDIDRTGLRNPLLVSGGLASTERIILSIVASIFLVPVIALLASVAPRGIAPETVILGIAGLTGLLTLFAIIARYRCAPDRRFVLTVGMSGLLFSRSSRSTGVSPRPFNIAIVIALLVLVATTGFAVANPPTSESYTEFAFETEPITGDTDTVYQANYAAGEASDVTVSITNHEGTEQTYTTVVLLERVSYGESDATVEEREQLTSESITLADGQEEQQTLEMTPTMQGDDVRLTVLLYKGEPPSDPSIENAYRAVHAPIVVE; encoded by the coding sequence ATGAGCGACAACAACTGGTGGTTTCTCGATCTGGCCGCCGTCATCGCGGCGACCGGATTCCTCTCGTTCGGCCTCCTACTCGGCGTTCCAGGCGTCGCTCGAGTGGCATTCGCCTTGCCGCTCGTGTTATTCTTGCCGGGATACGCGCTGATCGCCGTACTGTTCCCGGACGCGCCGAGCGACGACTACCAACCGTTCGATATCGACCGCACTGGGCTTCGAAACCCGCTTTTAGTCTCTGGCGGCCTGGCGTCCACGGAGCGGATTATCCTATCAATCGTCGCGAGTATTTTCCTCGTTCCCGTGATTGCCCTTCTTGCAAGCGTAGCCCCTAGGGGTATTGCTCCGGAAACGGTCATCCTCGGTATTGCAGGATTGACAGGATTATTGACGCTTTTCGCGATTATCGCACGGTACCGATGCGCACCCGATCGCCGGTTCGTGTTGACGGTCGGTATGTCCGGTCTCCTGTTCAGTCGATCGAGCCGATCCACCGGTGTGTCCCCGCGACCGTTCAACATAGCGATCGTCATCGCACTCCTGGTTCTCGTCGCGACGACCGGCTTCGCGGTCGCCAACCCACCGACCTCGGAATCGTACACTGAATTCGCGTTCGAGACCGAACCCATCACTGGCGATACCGACACGGTGTACCAGGCCAACTACGCGGCGGGCGAGGCCTCGGACGTGACCGTGTCGATCACGAACCACGAGGGAACGGAGCAAACGTACACGACCGTGGTTCTTCTCGAACGGGTGAGCTACGGGGAGTCAGACGCCACGGTTGAGGAACGAGAACAGCTCACGAGCGAATCCATTACACTCGCAGACGGCCAAGAGGAACAACAGACGCTCGAGATGACGCCGACGATGCAAGGGGACGACGTCCGGCTAACAGTGCTGTTGTACAAAGGGGAGCCGCCGTCCGACCCCTCGATCGAAAACGCCTATCGAGCGGTGCACGCACCGATCGTGGTGGAGTGA
- a CDS encoding metal-dependent hydrolase, which translates to MWPWEHLLFAYLLYSLYTNVVRRRSPSGPETLAVAVGSQLPDLVDKPLAWTFDVTQTGYSVAHSIFVVPFVCLAVYVLLHRWEHGSVRQATAFSIAILSHLAGDIVYPWLTGGHLNPRAVTWPVTSPPTADQGSFLDHVVIYGHRSLELFLSGELPQELTVLLGLLALTVVLWIYDGAPVAADCWRWVSRRT; encoded by the coding sequence ATGTGGCCGTGGGAGCATTTGCTGTTCGCGTACCTGCTGTACTCGCTCTACACCAACGTCGTTCGGAGACGCAGTCCGTCGGGGCCTGAGACGCTCGCGGTCGCCGTTGGCTCACAGCTACCGGATCTCGTCGATAAGCCACTGGCCTGGACGTTCGACGTCACCCAGACCGGCTACTCGGTTGCTCACTCGATATTTGTGGTTCCGTTCGTCTGTCTGGCTGTGTACGTTCTCCTCCACCGCTGGGAACATGGATCGGTCCGACAGGCGACCGCGTTCTCGATCGCGATTCTGTCCCACCTCGCCGGGGACATCGTCTATCCGTGGCTCACGGGAGGCCACCTCAATCCGAGAGCCGTCACGTGGCCGGTCACTTCGCCGCCAACGGCCGATCAAGGGAGCTTCCTCGATCACGTCGTCATCTACGGCCACCGATCTCTCGAGCTGTTTCTCAGCGGCGAGCTCCCCCAGGAGTTGACGGTGCTGCTCGGTCTGCTGGCTCTCACCGTCGTCCTGTGGATCTACGACGGAGCGCCGGTCGCCGCCGACTGCTGGCGGTGGGTGTCCCGACGAACGTAG
- a CDS encoding glycosyltransferase family 4 protein codes for MHVLHLITSTRSFFEQQISVLEERGVECTVIGVPGEYAADSPRTPVDYLRFYPKVLSHVWSGEYDLIHGHYGLVAPFALAQPTRPVVMSLWGTDLMSDMRWLESISRYGARFADATIVPSPAMSRELGTDHVEIPFGVDTEQFRPVPREEARERVGWDSDERIALFPYDPNRDEKDYPRAERIVERADADLELRTIDGVPYEEMPYYMNASDVLLVTSKREAGPMVIKEAAACNVPVVSTDVGFVRDTIGEVDNCVVSDDDADLAAGLETVLDGDRRSNGREVVDGLSLDAMGDRLLECYRDVLGRRSRPRGQGSGLEVTENA; via the coding sequence ATGCACGTCTTACACCTCATCACCTCTACGCGTTCGTTCTTCGAGCAGCAGATTTCCGTCCTCGAGGAACGTGGCGTCGAGTGCACCGTCATCGGCGTTCCCGGCGAATACGCTGCCGACTCGCCGCGGACGCCCGTTGACTACCTGCGGTTTTATCCGAAGGTGCTCTCGCACGTCTGGTCGGGCGAGTACGACCTGATCCACGGCCACTACGGTCTCGTCGCGCCGTTCGCGCTCGCCCAGCCGACGCGTCCGGTGGTGATGAGCCTGTGGGGAACCGACCTGATGAGCGACATGCGCTGGCTCGAGTCGATTAGCCGCTATGGCGCCCGCTTTGCGGACGCCACGATCGTTCCGAGCCCCGCAATGTCGCGCGAACTCGGCACCGACCACGTCGAGATCCCGTTCGGCGTCGACACCGAGCAGTTCAGACCCGTTCCGCGCGAAGAGGCCCGCGAGCGCGTGGGCTGGGACTCCGACGAACGCATCGCACTCTTTCCGTACGATCCAAACAGGGACGAGAAGGACTATCCGCGGGCCGAACGCATCGTCGAGCGCGCCGACGCCGACCTCGAACTGCGAACGATCGACGGCGTCCCCTACGAAGAGATGCCCTACTACATGAACGCCAGCGACGTCCTCCTCGTGACCTCGAAGCGCGAGGCCGGCCCGATGGTCATCAAGGAGGCCGCCGCCTGCAACGTGCCGGTCGTCTCGACCGACGTCGGTTTCGTCCGCGACACGATCGGCGAGGTCGACAACTGCGTCGTGAGCGACGACGACGCCGACCTCGCCGCGGGCCTCGAGACGGTCCTCGACGGCGACCGGCGGTCGAACGGCCGCGAGGTCGTCGACGGACTGAGCCTGGACGCGATGGGCGACCGTCTGCTCGAGTGCTATCGCGACGTTCTCGGACGGCGGTCCCGACCCAGGGGCCAGGGCAGCGGTCTCGAGGTGACGGAGAATGCGTAA
- a CDS encoding DUF354 domain-containing protein, with protein MRVIVTIQHPGHVHFFKHAIAELESNGHSVHVFARENEVVTDLLECYDIDHEILAGESTSLLSLAAVQATYEAKLLARARRIKPDVITAIGGVAAAHVAKLVGVKSVVFYDTEHATIIKALAYPFADVVCTPKCYDGDIGSKKVEYPGYHELAYLHPDRFEPDPGILEEAGLEPDDTLVVMRLSSWDSSHDMGQGGFDDPVEAVERLEDAGAEVVLTSEVPLPEELESNRLTTSPDRMHDLLAYADCFVGEGATMAAEAAVLGTPAVYVNSLSLGYTTELEEEYGLVFNFNGSDRHARSLEKAISVIEEDDPEKWARRRERLLADRIDVTDVIVREVETVSGTRPDRPTLAANAD; from the coding sequence ATGCGCGTCATCGTGACGATCCAGCACCCCGGACACGTCCACTTCTTCAAGCACGCGATCGCCGAACTCGAGTCCAACGGTCACAGCGTCCACGTCTTCGCGCGCGAGAACGAGGTGGTGACGGACTTGCTCGAGTGCTACGACATCGACCACGAGATCCTGGCCGGCGAGTCGACCTCGCTGCTCTCGTTGGCGGCGGTCCAGGCGACCTACGAGGCGAAACTGCTGGCGCGAGCGCGTCGCATCAAGCCCGACGTCATCACCGCGATCGGCGGCGTCGCTGCCGCTCACGTCGCGAAACTCGTCGGTGTGAAGAGCGTCGTCTTCTACGACACCGAACACGCGACGATCATCAAGGCGCTCGCGTACCCGTTCGCCGACGTCGTCTGCACGCCGAAGTGTTACGACGGCGACATCGGTTCGAAGAAGGTCGAGTACCCGGGCTATCACGAACTCGCGTACCTCCACCCCGACCGGTTCGAACCGGATCCCGGAATCCTCGAGGAAGCCGGGCTGGAACCCGACGACACGCTCGTCGTGATGCGCCTGAGCAGCTGGGACTCCTCGCACGATATGGGACAGGGCGGCTTCGACGATCCGGTCGAGGCCGTCGAACGACTCGAGGACGCCGGCGCCGAGGTCGTGCTCACGTCGGAGGTCCCCCTCCCCGAGGAACTCGAATCGAACCGGCTCACGACGTCACCCGACCGGATGCACGACCTGCTCGCGTACGCCGACTGTTTCGTCGGCGAGGGCGCGACGATGGCCGCCGAGGCCGCAGTGCTCGGTACGCCGGCGGTGTACGTTAACTCCCTGTCGCTCGGATACACGACCGAACTCGAGGAGGAGTACGGCCTCGTGTTCAACTTCAACGGGTCGGACCGCCACGCTCGCTCGCTCGAGAAGGCGATCTCGGTTATCGAGGAAGACGACCCCGAGAAGTGGGCCCGTCGACGCGAACGACTGCTCGCTGACCGGATCGACGTGACAGACGTCATCGTCAGGGAGGTCGAAACCGTCTCCGGGACCAGGCCCGACCGGCCGACGCTCGCCGCTAACGCTGACTGA
- a CDS encoding glycosyltransferase family 2 protein encodes MYRGHTIGVIVPAYNEETHVGSVLETMPDFVDRIYAVDDRSTDDTWQIIQEYAARSRRSTDERRVDPATDERVAPRALLSDGGAIGGTEIVAIRHEENQGAGGALRTGYVRARDDGMDVVVTMDADGQMDPDQLPKLLDPIVEGEADYAKGNRLADRESRREMPPFRLFGNWVLTQLTKVASGYWSLQDPQNGYTAITNEALSAVGIESLPDDHEYTNDLLVRLNIAGMRVADVSMPAKYADEESTIDYKRFIPITSVTLLRGFLQRMRVRLADDRSDPTALGYLIGVASLVGAVAFAGGATANAFKGETSLRELFTTGLAFVASAVVFLVAMVIDAGENAEKGVRR; translated from the coding sequence ATGTACCGCGGACACACCATCGGCGTCATCGTACCGGCGTACAACGAGGAAACGCACGTCGGCAGCGTCCTCGAGACGATGCCCGATTTCGTCGACCGGATCTACGCCGTCGACGACCGGTCGACCGACGACACCTGGCAGATCATCCAGGAGTACGCGGCTCGCTCGAGGCGGTCGACCGACGAGCGCCGCGTCGATCCGGCTACCGACGAGCGGGTTGCACCGCGCGCCCTGCTCTCCGACGGCGGGGCGATCGGGGGGACTGAGATCGTCGCGATCCGCCACGAGGAAAATCAGGGCGCCGGTGGGGCACTCAGGACCGGATACGTCCGCGCACGCGACGACGGAATGGACGTCGTCGTCACGATGGACGCGGACGGCCAGATGGACCCCGACCAGCTCCCGAAACTGCTCGATCCGATCGTCGAGGGTGAGGCCGACTATGCAAAAGGCAACCGACTCGCCGACCGGGAGAGCCGACGGGAGATGCCGCCGTTTCGCCTGTTCGGCAACTGGGTCTTGACGCAGTTGACGAAGGTCGCCAGCGGGTACTGGAGCCTCCAGGACCCACAGAACGGGTACACGGCGATCACCAACGAGGCACTGTCGGCGGTCGGCATCGAGTCGCTGCCGGACGATCACGAGTACACCAACGACTTACTCGTCAGGCTCAACATCGCGGGGATGCGCGTCGCCGACGTCTCGATGCCGGCGAAGTACGCCGACGAGGAGAGCACCATCGACTACAAGCGATTCATCCCGATCACGTCGGTGACGCTGCTACGTGGCTTCCTCCAGCGAATGCGAGTGCGCCTCGCCGACGATCGTAGCGATCCGACCGCGCTCGGGTACCTGATCGGCGTCGCGTCGCTGGTTGGAGCCGTCGCGTTCGCCGGCGGCGCTACCGCGAACGCCTTCAAGGGAGAGACGTCACTTCGCGAACTGTTCACGACCGGGCTCGCGTTCGTCGCGAGTGCGGTCGTCTTCCTGGTTGCGATGGTGATCGACGCCGGTGAGAACGCGGAGAAGGGGGTGCGTCGCTAG